The sequence below is a genomic window from Salinisphaera sp. T31B1.
CGGATGCCGTCATCGTCGGCGCCGATTCACCCTCGCGCGACGTGCTCGAGGATCTGTCCACGCTCGGCCAGCGCTATCCAAAACCCCTGCTCATGCTGGCATCCCGGGACGACCGGGCACTGATGGCGCGGGCGACCGAGGCCGGTATCAGCGCCTACGTGATGGATGGCCTGTCCGCGGCACTGGTTCGATCGCTGGTGGACGTGGCGATGCGCCAGTATCGCCAGATGGAGTCGCTCAAGCGCGAACTGGCCGAAACCCGTGAGACGCTTGCCGATCGCCAGGTGATCGATCGAGCGAAGTGCCTGCTGATGGAACATCGTGCAATGAGCGAAAAACAGGCCTATTCGCAGCTGCGCAAGAGCGCCATGGATCACGGTCTGCCCCTGCCCGAGATCGCTCGTCGGGTCATGGTCCGCGCGGCCGAGTGAGGCGCCGGGCCGGCGCACGAAAACAGTGCGATGTGCAATCGACATGCACTGCGGGCACGCGCTGAGCCGAACAGGAACGCCCCGTATTGTCCGGCGCGACCTAAGCGTTCTGCCTGCTCGAGTGTGCCGTGTGCGGCCAATACTGGATAAGCGCTCCAAGCTGGCACGGACGATGCAACACCATTGACGAAGGGCGTGGCCGGCGAACGATACGGCGGCCACTTTCCGGACAATCTGGTTTCCAGGGCAATGAAGCCCGGTACGCCACAGGCCGTCGGCCCGTGTGCGGCCGGGCTTTTTTAATGCCTGTCATCCGGCAGGCGCCCCATCACTCAGGGACACGGCGATGACCGCATGGCATGAGGTGAACTTCGGCCGCAAGGGACGCTATATCGGCCGTCCCCATGAACGCGACACGCTGCGACTCGGGTTCATCGCGTTGACCGATTGCGCGCCGTTGGTCGTCGCCCGCGAGGCCGGCTTCTTCGAGGCCGAAGGGCTGGGCGTGGCGCTGTCGCGGGAGTCGTCATGGGCGGCCATTCGCGACAAGGTCGCGCTCGGGATGCTCGACGGCGCCCAGATGCTCGCCGGCATGCCGATCGCCTCGACGCTCGGGCTTGGCGCATCCCCGCATCCGATGGTCACCGCGCTCTCGCTCAGCCTCAACGGCAATGCCATCACCGTGGCGTCGTCGTTGTTCGAGCGCATGCAGGCCGTCGACCCCGTGGCCATGGCTGCCCGCCCCTGTAGCGCGGCCGCGCTCAAGCGGATCATCGACGCCGATCGCGCCGCCGGGCTGGAACCATTGACGTTCGCCATGGTGCACCCGGCCTCGATGCACAACTATCAGCTGCGCTATTGGCTGGCCTCCGCGGGGATCGACCCGGACCGGGATGTCC
It includes:
- a CDS encoding ANTAR domain-containing protein, producing MRVLLVDRHSARLATLERVIVAAGFNVVAVLGEDADLYTAVNRYTPDAVIVGADSPSRDVLEDLSTLGQRYPKPLLMLASRDDRALMARATEAGISAYVMDGLSAALVRSLVDVAMRQYRQMESLKRELAETRETLADRQVIDRAKCLLMEHRAMSEKQAYSQLRKSAMDHGLPLPEIARRVMVRAAE